One Cicer arietinum cultivar CDC Frontier isolate Library 1 chromosome 8, Cicar.CDCFrontier_v2.0, whole genome shotgun sequence DNA segment encodes these proteins:
- the LOC101494864 gene encoding transcription factor MYB41 — MGRSPCCDEIGVKKGPWTEEEDEKLIDYINKHGHGNWGSLSKRAGLNRCGKSCRLRWTNYLRPDIKRGKFTDEEERIIINLHSVLGNKWSKIATHLPGRTDNEIKNFWNTNIRKKLLKMGIDPETHKPRTDYNHLMSLSNLLGMSNIGTAFGNNPLGLHQDITHLAKIQLLQNMLQIMNTNNSFVNMSNPYNPLGNNIPSLNPFNMFLSGTNTIQTKEEYAMSSLYSNGQSELSQQAVSIGGLNLQEIDYSKMKSISCENREEIPLPSLVASSPRKGTFKQIESGCDKAQTSNNTIFDDWEKFLDDESNGSYWKELLDLTSTSASPISW, encoded by the exons ATGGGTAGGTCACCTTGTTGTGATGAGATTGGTGTAAAGAAAGGGCCATGgacagaagaagaagatgagaaGTTGATTGATTATATCAACAAACATGGCCATGGAAATTGGGGATCACTGTCAAAGAGGGCAGGTTTGAATAGGTGTGGCAAGAGTTGTAGGCTAAGGTGGACAAATTATTTAAGGCCTGATATTAAGAGAGGGAAATTCACTGATGAAGAGGAGAGAATTATCATCAACCTTCATTCAGTTCTTGGAAACAA GTGGTCGAAGATTGCAACCCATCTTCCAGGACGAACAGATAATGAGATAAAGAATTTTTGGAACACAAACATTAGGAAAAAACTCCTCAAAATGGGAATTGACCCAGAAACTCATAAGCCTAGAACTGACTATAATCACCTCATGAGTCTTTCAAACTTACTTGGCATGTCAAATATAGGCACTGCTTTTGGCAACAACCCTCTTGGCTTACATCAAGATATCACTCACCTAGCCAAAATTCAATTGCTTCAAAATATGTTACAAATTATGAACACAAACAATTCATTTGTAAACATGAGTAACCCTTATAACCCTTTAGGCAATAATATTCCTAGCCTCAATCCATTCAATATGTTTTTGAGTggaacaaacacaattcaaactaaGGAGGAATATGCTATGTCTAGCTTATACTCTAATGGACAAAGTGAATTATCTCAGCAGGCTGTTTCAATAGGTGGATTAAATCTACAAGAGATTGATTATAGCAAAATGAAGAGCATTTCATGTGAAAATCGAGAAGAAATTCCACTTCCTTCATTGGTTGCTTCCTCTCCAAGAAAAGGAACATTCAAGCAAATAGAAAGTGGTTGTGACAAAGCTCAAACTTCCAATAACACAATCTTTGATGATTGGGAGAAGTTTCTTGATGATGAATCAAATGGCTCCTATTGGAAAGAACTTTTGGA CTTGACTTCCACTTCTGCGTCACCAATTTCGTGGTAG
- the LOC101495404 gene encoding uncharacterized membrane protein At4g09580 gives MGKDGETNVVNKSLDSPNKFPLSFFEATVASTVALGFILGLLGVYLTMPDSDYSFLKLPRTLQDLQLLRDNLESYTSDYTAQVLVGYCVVYIFMQTFMIPGTVFMSLLAGALFGVFKGVALVVFTATAGASSCFFLSKVIGRPLLFSLWPDKLKFFQTQVAKRRKGLLNYMLFLRLTPTLPNTFINFASPIVDVPYHIFFLGTVIGLIPAAFVTVKAGLALGELQSVGDLYDFNSIATLFFIGIVSVAPTLIGKSDS, from the exons ATGGGAAAAGACGGTGAGACCAATGTTGTGAACAAATCATTGGATTCACCAAACAAGTTTCCGTTGAGTTTTTTTGAAGCAACGGTGGCTTCAACGGTGGCTTTGGGCTTTATATTGGGCCTTCTCGGTGTTTACCTAACCATGCCTGATTCCGATTACAGCTTCCTCAAACTCCCTCGTACGCTTCAGGATCTTCAACTCCTTAG agaTAACCTTGAGAGCTATACAAGTGACTACACTGCACAAGTCTTGGTGGGATACTGTGTGGTTTATATTTTCATGCAGACTTTCATGATTCCAGGAACTGTGTTCATGTCATTGCTTGCGGGTGCACTCTTTGGAGTCTTTAAAGGTGTGGCTCTGGTTGTATTCACTGCCACAGCGGGAGCTTCTTCGTGTTTTTTCCTGTCAAAAGTGATCGGGCGACctcttctcttctctctctGGCCAGACAAGTTGAAGTTCTTCCAAACCCAG GTGGCTAAAAGAAGAAAGGGTTTGTTGAACTACATGCTGTTTTTGAGACTGACTCCGACTCTTCCGaacacatttattaattttgcgTCACCAATTGTGGATGTTCCCTATCACATTTTCTTTCTGGGAACTGTCATTGGACTCATACCTGCTGCTTTTGTCACTGTCAAG GCTGGTTTAGCTCTTGGAGAACTACAATCTGTGGGAGATCTCTATGATTTCAACTCAATCGCTACGTTATTCTTCATAGGTATTGTTTCGGTTGCACCAACACTAATCGGCAAAAGTGATTCATAA
- the LOC101495735 gene encoding uncharacterized protein, protein MAKKKQKEPQQTPQNDTVSPPSSIFNTLFGNASEQITPTAASLFSDDNPFKRKPAKSTSVSDVTDKTLNPENAVVDEKKRKRKKEKSPVLDSDSKIEVSEKKKKKKKKSGLGEKEEKEKDNDNENEVSLGDEEGKTKKKRKRDEVEKEWDEKKFGMVEREELGNETVGNKRKVRHNPADMLVSKEGFDDEDKLLRTIFVGNLPLKVKKKTLLKEFKIFGEVESVRIRSVPLQDTKKPRKGAILSKMINELAESVNAYIVFKTEESAQASLSHNMTVIEGNHIRVDRACPPRKKLKGDSSLLYDNKRTVFVGNLPFDVKDEELYKLFCGISNLESSIEAVRVVRDPHLNVGKGIAYVLFKTREAANSVLKKRSLKLRDRELRLSHAKADATPSKRPYSPAARPSHGKADATPSKRPYSPAARAHSTPAKKFSGASRSPSSSNNRANKNATASYQGLRATKSDVHKKSHGGEKPKERTKKRPTVAARKAKANLQKEGGTPKQTGSKRKFDSRTPDSSRRINKAQKKR, encoded by the exons ATGGCCAAAAAGAAACAGAAGGAGCCTCAACAAACCCCTCAAAACGATACCGTTTCACCCCCTTCCAGCATTTTCAACACCCTCTTCGGCAACGCATCGGAACAAATCACACCCACCGCCGCTTCTCTATTTTCCGATGACAATCCCTTCAAGAGAAAGCCTGCTAAATCTACTTCCGTTTCCGACGTAACCGACAAAACTCTGAACCCCGAAAACGCCGTCGTCGATGAAAagaagaggaagaggaagaaagagaaaagcCCCGTGCTTGATTCAGATTCCAAAATCGAAGTTtcagagaaaaagaagaagaagaagaagaaaagcgGTTTAGGTGAAAAGGaggagaaagaaaaagataatgATAATGAGAATGAGGTTAGTTTGGGTGATGAAGAGGGGAagacgaagaagaagaggaaaagGGATGAAGTTGAGAAAGAGTGGGATGAGAAGAAGTTTGGGATGGTTGAAAGGGAAGAGCTTGGGAATGAAACAGTTGGGAACAAGAGAAAAGTGCGTCATAATCCAGCAGATATGTTGGTTTCAAAAGAAGGTTTTGATGATGAGGATAAGCTTTTGAGGACTATTTTTGTTGGGAATTTGCCTCTTAAGGTTAAAAAGAAGACTTTGTTGAAGGAGTTTAAGATATTTGGTGAGGTTGAATCTGTTAGGATTCGCTCTGTTCCTTTACAAGAT ACCAAAAAACCTAGAAAGGGAGCCATCCTTTCGAAGATGATCAATGAATTGGCTGAAAG TGTCAATGCCTACATTGTTTTCAAAACCGAGGAATCTGCTCAGGCTTCATTGTCCCATAACATGACTGTG ATTGAAGGAAATCACATCCGTGTTGATAGGGCCTGCCCACCTCGCAAGAAACTTAAAGGGGACAGTTCTCTGCTTTATGATAATAAGAGAACTGTTTTTGTGGGCAATCTTCCATTTGATGTGAAG GATGAAGAGCTTTATAAGCTATTTTGTGGTATATCCAACCTAGAATCAAGTATAGAAGCTGTTAGAGTTGTTCGAGATCCTCATCTTAATGTTGGAAAGGGAATTGCCTATGTGCTATTTAAAACAAGG GAAGCTGCCAATTCCGTTCTTAAGAAACGGTCCTTGAAGCTTCGTGATCGTGAATTGAGACTAAGTCATGCTAAAGCAGATGCTACTCCTTCTAAAAGGCCTTATTCTCCAGCAGCACGACCCAGTCATGGCAAAGCAGATGCTACCCCATCTAAAAGACCATACTCTCCAGCAGCACGAGCTCATAGTACCCCTGCAAAGAAGTTCTCAGGGGCTTCAAGGTCTCCTTCAAGCAGTAATAACAGGGCAAACAAAAATGCTACTGCATCTTATCAGGGTCTGCGTGCAACCAAATCTGATGTCCACAAGAAAAGTCATGGTGGTGAAAAACCGAAAGAGCGCACGAAGAAAAGACCAACAGTAGCTGCCAGAAAGGCTAAAGCAAACTTGCAGAAAGAAGGTGGCACACCAAAACAAACAGGGTCAAAACGCAAGTTTGATAGTCGTACTCCTGATAGCTCCCGACGGATTAATAAAGCCCAAAAGAAGAGGTAG
- the LOC101496058 gene encoding uncharacterized protein, translating into MRASLIRTGSVPVQNWVLPGSPRISLTRQASFAGDKNHHVQSPRLSLHFHSNCGKDTNPEGINRALSESAAIKSPSENFGFCRNLNRIGTHYSPLQDTGFFGGGCDHGDTTVTTGGSGGERIKIGAYYEEMLKSNPTDALLLRNYGKFLHEVENNTARAEEYYGRAILANPEDGELLSLYGKLIWETNRDEERAKSYFDQAIHAAPNDSTVLGSYAHFMWEAAEEEEESEVELIVAF; encoded by the exons atgagagcTTCTCTCATTCGAACCGGTTCAGTACCGGTCCAAAACTGGGTCCTCCCCGGTTCACCTCGAATTTCACTCACGCGCCAAGCTTCTTTCGCCGGCGACAAGAACCACCACGTTCAATCGCCAAGGCTTTCATTGCATTTCCACTCCAACTGCGGCAAGGACACAAATCCAGAAGGAATCAACAGAGCTTTATCGGAAAGCGCGGCGATTAAGTCTCCGAGCGAGAATTTCGGCTTTTGCCGGAATCTAAATCGAATCGGAACTCACTATTCTCCGTTACAGGATACCGGATTCTTCGGCGGCGGATGCGATCACGGAGATACGACAGTCACCACCGGCGGGAGCGGCGGTGAAAGGATTAAAATCGGCGCGTATTATGAAGAAATGTTGAAGTCAAATCCAACGGATGCACTTTTGCTGAGAAATTACGGCAAATTTCTTCACGAG GTAGAGAACAACACGGCGAGAGCAGAGGAATATTACGGAAGAGCAATTTTGGCGAATCCTGAAGACGGAGAATTGCTTTCTCTGTACGGAAAGTTGATATGGGAAACGAATCGAGATGAAGAAAGAGCTAAATCTTACTTTGATCAAGCAATTCACGCTGCTCCTAATGACAG TACGGTGTTGGGATCCTATGCGCACTTCATGTGGGAAGCAGCGGAGGAGGAAGAGGAATCAGAAGTGGAGTTGATAGTTGCTTTTTAA